The following are from one region of the Erwinia sp. SLM-02 genome:
- a CDS encoding metallophosphoesterase — protein MTCKALPHPLTQPQRLALGEAGILYQPPVLRSPAPTDTILRFGLIADPQYADADPDLENNLYYRHGLRKLSSAIDALNELPLDFVATLGDLVDRHWSGYSELLPRYDALRHPHAAIVGNHDAQVISDRLAAQTPPLGLPKSYYHFRLSGYRFLVIDGNDISLYCNEGNGDDLEQARAQLDELLVQQQPQAQRWNGAVGDKQLAWIEQNLQQAQALGETVIVFGHYPLAPLKKHILWNGEAVADLLCRYQVRAYFAGHDHRGGYYRRGNTDFITLKGMLDGPDDVPFAVAELSGTRLTITGFGGEISRILPINHREPSPEVDSERSL, from the coding sequence ATGACCTGTAAAGCGTTACCTCACCCCCTTACTCAGCCGCAGCGGCTGGCGCTGGGCGAAGCCGGTATCCTGTACCAGCCCCCGGTTTTACGCTCTCCCGCCCCGACCGACACTATTCTGCGCTTTGGTCTGATTGCCGATCCGCAGTATGCGGATGCCGATCCCGACCTGGAAAATAACCTCTATTACCGACACGGCCTGCGTAAGCTCTCCTCGGCAATCGACGCCTTGAATGAATTGCCGCTCGACTTTGTTGCCACATTGGGCGATCTGGTCGATCGCCACTGGTCCGGCTACAGCGAGCTGCTGCCGCGCTATGACGCGCTGCGCCACCCGCATGCGGCGATCGTCGGCAATCACGATGCCCAGGTGATTTCCGATCGGCTTGCGGCGCAGACGCCGCCGCTGGGCCTGCCAAAAAGCTATTATCACTTCCGTCTCAGCGGCTATCGTTTCCTGGTGATCGACGGTAATGACATCAGCCTCTACTGCAACGAAGGCAACGGCGACGACCTGGAGCAGGCACGCGCGCAGCTGGATGAACTGCTGGTGCAGCAGCAGCCGCAGGCACAGCGCTGGAACGGCGCGGTGGGCGATAAACAGCTGGCCTGGATTGAGCAGAATCTGCAGCAGGCGCAGGCGCTGGGGGAAACGGTGATCGTCTTTGGCCACTATCCGCTGGCACCGCTGAAAAAACACATTCTGTGGAACGGGGAAGCGGTGGCGGACCTGCTGTGCCGTTACCAGGTGCGCGCCTACTTTGCCGGCCATGACCACCGCGGCGGCTACTACCGGCGCGGAAATACGGATTTTATCACCCTCAAGGGGATGCTCGACGGACCGGATGACGTCCCTTTTGCGGTCGCCGAACTGAGCGGAACGCGATTAACCATCACCGGTTTTGGCGGCGAAATCAGCCGGATCCTGCCAATAAACCACCGCGAGCCGTCACCGGAAGTGGATAGCGAGCGCAGCCTGTAA
- a CDS encoding DNA cytosine methyltransferase, whose amino-acid sequence MKELPPAVQPLMAGSREGLQARLAEDLALLLRVLEIYDRRTVAERLQSVGGDGWTRESVIRRASGKSVLAPLTPAETQALEAMLPLPPAHHPHYPFRFIDLFAGIGGIRSGFEAIGGQCVFTSEWNPHAVRTYRANWYNDETAHTFNTDIRRVTLSDKSEVAEADAYAHIDRQIPQHDVLLAGFPCQPFSLAGVSKKNSLGRAHGFECDTQGTLFFDVARIITVKKPAIFVLENVKNLKSHDKGKTFRIIMQTLDELGYDVADADINGAGDPKIIDGKHFLPQHRERIVLVGFRRDLELAKNFTLRDIAKFYPPQRPAFADLLDKQVESKYILTVKLWEYLYNYARKHQAKGNGFGYGLVSPADRQVVSRTLSARYHKDGSEILVDRGWDKALGEKTFHDEANLEHRPRRLTPRECARLMGFEKPGEKAFRIPVSDTQSYRQFGNSVVVPAFAAVARLLEPVILQAVKKTRKAAKTAG is encoded by the coding sequence ATGAAAGAATTACCGCCCGCCGTGCAGCCGCTGATGGCCGGTTCCCGTGAAGGATTACAGGCCCGCCTCGCGGAGGATCTCGCACTGCTGCTGCGGGTGTTGGAAATTTACGATCGACGGACCGTTGCCGAGCGCCTGCAGTCGGTCGGTGGCGACGGCTGGACGCGCGAGTCGGTGATCCGCCGGGCGAGCGGTAAATCCGTGCTGGCCCCTCTGACTCCGGCTGAGACCCAGGCGCTGGAAGCGATGCTCCCGTTGCCCCCGGCGCATCATCCCCACTATCCGTTCCGTTTTATCGATCTTTTCGCGGGGATTGGCGGCATTCGCAGCGGCTTTGAAGCGATTGGCGGCCAGTGCGTGTTTACCAGCGAATGGAATCCTCATGCGGTCAGAACCTACCGGGCTAACTGGTATAACGATGAAACCGCTCATACCTTTAATACCGATATCCGCAGGGTAACGCTCAGCGATAAATCCGAGGTGGCCGAAGCGGATGCCTATGCCCATATCGATCGGCAGATCCCCCAGCACGACGTGCTGTTAGCGGGCTTCCCCTGCCAGCCCTTCAGCCTGGCGGGCGTCAGCAAGAAGAACTCTCTCGGTCGGGCGCACGGCTTTGAATGTGATACCCAGGGCACGCTGTTCTTTGACGTAGCGCGGATTATCACCGTCAAAAAGCCGGCTATCTTCGTGCTGGAGAACGTAAAAAACCTGAAAAGCCACGATAAAGGCAAAACGTTCCGGATAATTATGCAAACGCTGGATGAGCTGGGCTACGACGTGGCCGATGCGGATATCAACGGCGCGGGCGATCCCAAAATTATCGACGGCAAACATTTTCTGCCGCAGCACCGCGAGCGTATCGTGCTGGTGGGTTTTCGTCGCGATCTTGAACTGGCGAAGAATTTTACCTTGCGTGATATTGCGAAGTTCTATCCGCCGCAGCGCCCGGCCTTTGCCGATCTGCTGGATAAACAGGTTGAGAGCAAATATATCCTGACGGTAAAGCTGTGGGAGTACCTCTACAACTACGCCAGGAAGCACCAGGCAAAAGGTAACGGATTTGGCTACGGGCTGGTGTCACCGGCCGATCGCCAGGTGGTGTCGCGCACCCTTTCCGCACGCTATCACAAGGACGGTTCCGAGATCCTTGTCGACCGGGGATGGGACAAGGCGCTGGGGGAGAAAACCTTCCACGATGAGGCCAATCTTGAGCATCGCCCGCGCAGGCTGACGCCGCGTGAATGCGCCCGCCTGATGGGCTTTGAAAAACCGGGCGAGAAGGCGTTCCGTATCCCGGTGTCGGATACCCAGTCCTACCGTCAGTTTGGTAATTCGGTGGTGGTGCCCGCTTTTGCTGCCGTCGCCCGGCTGCTGGAGCCGGTGATTTTACAAGCGGTGAAGAAAACCCGGAAAGCGGCGAAAACGGCAGGCTGA
- a CDS encoding flavin-containing monooxygenase gives MSPEITQIDTLIVGAGQAGVAMSEHLTRLDIPHIVLEKNRIAEAWRTGRWDSLVANGPAWHDRFPGMAFPEADPESFVPKERVADYMVAYASRFNAPIRTGVEVRRVDRNSGRPGFRVETSAGVFEARHLVVATGPFQCPAIPAIAPQSPELTQMHSAHYRNPAQLPAGAVMIVGAGSSGVQIAEELNRAGKEVYLSVGPHDRPPRSYRGRDFCWWLGVLGLWDKAATEPGKEHVTIAVSGANGGHTVDFRKLAEEGVRLVGRTKRFANGIAEFENDLAQNIIRGDENYLSLLDAADEWVARNGEDLPEEPQARNIRPAPACMTRPELQLDLAGKNITTIIWATGFTADYRWLNVSAFDAQGKPQHQRGVSSEPGVYFLGLPWQSRRGSSFIWGVWHDAKYIADQIAIQRHYLDWRQAPSQRKE, from the coding sequence ATGTCACCAGAAATCACCCAAATCGATACGCTGATTGTCGGTGCCGGTCAGGCAGGCGTGGCGATGAGCGAACACCTGACGCGGCTGGATATCCCCCACATCGTGTTAGAAAAAAATCGTATTGCGGAAGCCTGGCGTACCGGGCGGTGGGATTCACTGGTAGCAAACGGCCCCGCCTGGCACGACCGCTTTCCCGGCATGGCATTCCCGGAAGCCGATCCTGAGAGCTTTGTACCGAAAGAACGCGTTGCCGACTATATGGTGGCCTACGCCAGCCGCTTTAATGCCCCGATTCGCACCGGCGTTGAGGTCAGGCGGGTCGATCGTAACAGCGGCAGACCCGGCTTTAGGGTAGAGACATCCGCAGGCGTTTTTGAAGCCCGCCATCTGGTCGTGGCGACCGGCCCTTTTCAGTGCCCGGCGATCCCCGCTATCGCCCCGCAGTCCCCGGAACTGACGCAGATGCATTCGGCACATTACCGCAATCCCGCCCAGCTCCCCGCCGGCGCCGTGATGATCGTCGGCGCAGGTTCCTCCGGCGTGCAGATTGCGGAAGAGCTGAATCGCGCCGGTAAAGAGGTGTATCTCTCCGTTGGTCCCCATGACCGTCCACCCCGCAGCTACCGCGGACGCGATTTCTGCTGGTGGTTAGGCGTGCTGGGTCTGTGGGACAAAGCGGCGACGGAACCGGGGAAAGAGCACGTGACGATCGCCGTCAGCGGTGCCAACGGCGGCCATACGGTCGATTTTCGCAAGCTGGCGGAAGAGGGCGTCAGGCTGGTTGGTCGTACTAAGCGTTTTGCTAACGGCATCGCGGAGTTTGAAAACGATCTGGCGCAGAACATTATCCGCGGGGATGAAAACTATCTGTCGCTGCTGGATGCCGCCGATGAATGGGTTGCCCGCAACGGTGAGGATCTGCCGGAGGAGCCGCAGGCCCGGAATATTCGCCCCGCACCTGCCTGTATGACCCGACCGGAGCTGCAGCTCGATCTCGCCGGGAAGAACATCACCACGATTATCTGGGCGACCGGCTTTACCGCCGACTATCGCTGGCTGAACGTCAGCGCTTTCGATGCGCAGGGTAAACCCCAGCACCAGCGCGGCGTATCATCGGAGCCAGGGGTCTATTTTCTGGGTTTACCGTGGCAGTCACGCCGTGGTTCATCATTTATCTGGGGCGTCTGGCACGATGCGAAATACATCGCCGATCAGATCGCTATCCAGCGTCATTATCTCGACTGGCGGCAGGCACCGTCTCAGCGGAAGGAATAG